Proteins encoded together in one Bacteroides zoogleoformans window:
- the rpsG gene encoding 30S ribosomal protein S7 has translation MRKAKPKKRVILPDPVFNDVKVSKFVNHLMYDGKKNTSYEIFYAALETVKNKMQNEEKSALEIWKKALDNVTPQVEVKSRRVGGATFQVPTEIRPDRKESISMKNLIVFARKRGGKSMADKLAAEIMDAFNEQGGAYKRKEDMHRMAEANRAFAHFRF, from the coding sequence ATGAGAAAAGCGAAACCAAAGAAACGCGTTATCCTGCCGGATCCCGTGTTTAATGATGTGAAAGTTTCCAAGTTTGTAAATCACTTGATGTACGATGGCAAGAAGAATACCTCTTATGAGATTTTCTATGCAGCTTTGGAAACCGTGAAGAATAAGATGCAGAATGAAGAGAAGTCTGCTCTTGAAATCTGGAAAAAGGCTCTGGATAATGTAACTCCGCAAGTGGAAGTGAAGTCACGTCGTGTAGGTGGTGCCACTTTCCAAGTTCCTACCGAGATTCGTCCCGACCGTAAGGAGTCAATCTCCATGAAGAACCTGATTGTCTTTGCGCGCAAGCGTGGGGGTAAATCAATGGCCGATAAGTTGGCTGCCGAAATTATGGATGCCTTCAACGAACAAGGCGGTGCTTACAAACGTAAGGAAGATATGCACAGAATGGCTGAAGCCAACCGTGCGTTTGCGCATTTCAGATTCTAA
- the rpsL gene encoding 30S ribosomal protein S12, whose amino-acid sequence MPTIQQLVRKGREVLVEKSKSPALDSCPQRRGVCVRVYTTTPKKPNSAMRKVARVRLTNGKEVNSYIPGEGHNLQEHSIVLVRGGRVKDLPGVRYHIVRGTLDTAGVAGRTQRRSKYGAKRPKPGQAAPAKKK is encoded by the coding sequence ATGCCTACAATTCAGCAATTAGTAAGAAAAGGACGCGAAGTGCTGGTGGAGAAAAGTAAGTCTCCAGCCTTGGATTCATGTCCTCAAAGACGTGGCGTTTGCGTGAGAGTGTATACTACCACTCCGAAAAAACCGAATTCAGCTATGCGTAAAGTCGCTCGCGTGCGTTTGACCAACGGTAAAGAAGTAAACTCTTATATCCCGGGTGAAGGACACAATTTGCAAGAGCACTCTATCGTATTGGTGCGTGGCGGTCGTGTGAAAGACCTTCCGGGTGTGCGCTATCACATTGTACGTGGAACTTTGGATACGGCAGGTGTGGCAGGTCGTACGCAAAGACGCTCCAAATACGGTGCAAAACGTCCGAAACCAGGTCAAGCGGCTCCGGCTAAGAAGAAATAA
- a CDS encoding DUF3467 domain-containing protein — MENQDNNGQLQIELNVEVAQGTYANLAIITHSSSEFILDFIRVMPGMPKAGVKSRIVLSPEHTKRLLRALEENIGKYERSFGQIRMPDEQSYPPLPNIKGEA, encoded by the coding sequence ATGGAAAACCAAGACAACAACGGTCAGTTGCAAATAGAATTGAACGTAGAAGTAGCACAGGGTACTTATGCCAATCTCGCTATTATTACTCACTCCAGTTCGGAGTTTATCCTTGATTTTATACGAGTGATGCCCGGAATGCCTAAGGCCGGAGTGAAATCGCGTATTGTTCTATCGCCCGAACATACCAAGCGTCTGCTGCGTGCATTGGAGGAGAATATAGGGAAATACGAACGTTCTTTTGGACAGATTCGCATGCCTGATGAGCAATCCTACCCTCCACTTCCTAACATAAAGGGAGAGGCTTGA